The following proteins are co-located in the Chroococcidiopsis sp. TS-821 genome:
- a CDS encoding HAD family hydrolase, which produces MTFAPLLYFATDARNIRLVATDMDGTLTQNGKFTTELLQALADLASAGIDVLIVTGRSAGWVSGLTNYLPIAGAIAENGGLFYDSGCETPAALTAIPDKTRHRTKLAQCFQQLQTEVPQIRESSDNCFRITDWTFDVSGLNTVQLQRLAELCQIQGWGFTYSNVQCHIKPLGQDKAIGLLQVLHQYYPHLTLEQVVTVGDSPNDESLFDASKFPLSVGVANVLHYTEQLAHQPMYITDAAEGKGFCELAQFLIQASQQI; this is translated from the coding sequence ATGACTTTTGCTCCTTTGTTGTATTTTGCTACCGATGCTCGCAATATTCGGTTGGTAGCTACAGATATGGATGGCACGCTCACGCAAAATGGTAAATTCACAACAGAGCTTCTACAAGCATTAGCAGATTTAGCGTCCGCAGGCATTGATGTGTTGATTGTTACAGGACGCTCGGCAGGTTGGGTAAGTGGTTTAACGAATTATTTACCCATCGCAGGGGCGATCGCCGAAAATGGCGGTTTGTTCTATGACTCTGGTTGCGAAACCCCTGCAGCCTTAACAGCGATTCCCGATAAAACTCGCCACCGTACAAAACTCGCACAATGCTTTCAACAACTCCAAACTGAAGTTCCTCAAATTCGCGAATCGAGTGATAATTGTTTTCGCATCACCGATTGGACATTCGATGTCTCTGGGCTAAATACAGTGCAATTGCAAAGACTTGCAGAACTTTGTCAGATTCAAGGCTGGGGCTTTACCTATAGCAATGTGCAATGTCACATCAAACCACTAGGGCAAGATAAAGCTATTGGATTATTGCAAGTATTACACCAATACTATCCGCACTTGACTTTAGAGCAAGTTGTCACTGTAGGCGATAGCCCAAATGACGAAAGTCTATTTGATGCGAGTAAATTTCCGCTTTCTGTAGGCGTTGCCAATGTATTGCATTATACGGAACAACTCGCTCATCAACCAATGTATATTACTGATGCTGCTGAGGGTAAAGGCTTTTGTGAATTGGCTCAATTTTTAATCCAAGCCTCACAGCAAATTTAG
- a CDS encoding ABC transporter permease subunit: MKLNLIDAPGDWNPQLLRELKSKVTRSNVFIAGAISILGQTLLYMMLQFQLPIPSNKAVVFHRNCTGDRVYEGLRVCIVSNFGDLLISWQFWWLNLFISLTLVGTFALLVGGTYLLIHDLYTEQHRGTINFLLLSPQSPKTILIGKLLGVPSLLYFIAILAIPLHLKAGLAAQIPLHLILIFYAILIAGCGFFYSAALLFSLINSSFAMSAWLAIGGVLFFLWMTYFSSPTGTLIDWLFLFSPNQIIPYLSVATRLSFYPGLSMPALNAWRWFSLPIGANVLSLAGAIILNYSLWTYWVWQALQRRFPNPRQTLLSKRQSYFLIFCFQITILGFATFSTKGIPTHEGSWYDFQFLLDFNLIMFLALIASITPSRQAVQDWARYRQLFPSKQLWQFSLIKDLMWKEKSPAVLAILLNLAIASIFLINWLFLNLAMSDRVIGLLSLLVYCNFMLFCTIITQIIVLRITQKTVLWIAGLFIAIFMWPVIFNLVSRYFAGENLLWLFTPYAWEAIKSAQGSILLAIFVQWLILGLCTLSMLNDIKKAGESASKALFTPRNLSVKEKELVIDTKN, translated from the coding sequence ATGAAACTCAATCTAATTGATGCGCCAGGAGATTGGAATCCTCAACTACTGCGCGAACTTAAAAGTAAAGTCACGCGGAGTAATGTATTTATTGCAGGAGCAATATCCATACTTGGTCAAACTTTACTTTATATGATGTTGCAATTTCAATTGCCAATTCCCTCAAATAAAGCAGTGGTTTTTCATAGAAATTGTACAGGAGACAGAGTTTATGAAGGGCTACGCGTATGTATTGTAAGTAATTTTGGCGATCTTCTTATAAGTTGGCAATTTTGGTGGCTAAACTTATTTATAAGTCTAACTCTTGTTGGCACTTTTGCTTTATTAGTAGGAGGAACATATCTATTAATACATGATTTATATACCGAACAGCATCGAGGCACAATAAATTTTCTTCTGCTCAGTCCTCAGTCGCCAAAAACTATTTTAATTGGTAAATTATTAGGAGTACCAAGTTTACTTTATTTTATAGCTATTTTAGCAATTCCTTTGCATTTAAAAGCCGGTCTAGCTGCTCAAATTCCTTTACACCTTATTTTAATTTTTTATGCCATTTTGATTGCTGGATGTGGTTTCTTTTACAGTGCTGCTTTATTATTCAGCTTAATCAATTCTTCCTTCGCTATGTCAGCTTGGTTAGCTATCGGTGGAGTTTTATTTTTTTTGTGGATGACTTATTTTTCTTCTCCTACAGGTACGCTTATTGATTGGCTATTTTTATTTTCACCTAATCAAATAATTCCTTATCTAAGTGTAGCGACTCGTTTAAGTTTTTATCCTGGTTTATCTATGCCAGCTTTAAATGCATGGCGGTGGTTTTCTTTACCAATAGGAGCCAATGTTCTGAGCTTAGCTGGTGCTATTATATTAAATTACAGTTTGTGGACATATTGGGTCTGGCAAGCTTTACAGCGACGATTTCCAAATCCCCGTCAGACTTTATTAAGTAAACGACAAAGTTATTTTTTAATATTCTGCTTCCAAATTACCATCTTAGGTTTTGCAACATTTTCAACAAAAGGTATTCCTACGCATGAGGGATCGTGGTATGACTTTCAATTTCTTCTAGATTTCAATTTAATAATGTTTTTAGCCTTGATTGCGTCGATAACACCGTCGCGTCAAGCGGTACAAGATTGGGCAAGATATAGACAATTATTTCCGAGTAAACAACTTTGGCAGTTTTCACTTATTAAAGATTTGATGTGGAAGGAGAAGAGTCCTGCGGTATTAGCGATATTATTGAATTTAGCGATCGCATCAATTTTCTTAATTAATTGGTTATTTCTCAATTTAGCAATGTCAGACCGAGTAATAGGTCTATTAAGTTTACTAGTTTACTGCAACTTCATGCTGTTTTGTACTATTATTACACAAATCATTGTCCTAAGAATAACTCAAAAAACAGTACTATGGATTGCTGGATTGTTTATTGCTATATTTATGTGGCCCGTAATATTTAATTTAGTTTCTCGTTATTTTGCAGGTGAAAATTTACTGTGGTTATTTACTCCTTATGCTTGGGAAGCTATCAAATCAGCTCAAGGTAGTATTTTACTAGCAATTTTTGTGCAATGGCTGATTTTAGGTTTATGTACTTTATCGATGCTAAATGACATTAAAAAAGCGGGTGAATCTGCATCTAAAGCATTATTTACACCACGCAACTTATCTGTAAAAGAAAAAGAATTAGTAATTGATACCAAAAATTAG
- a CDS encoding ABC transporter ATP-binding protein, which produces MARELAVRTCGLTKQFDRHVAVNDVDLQIATGEVYGLIGPNGAGKTTLIRMLATAEEPTKGEIYLHGDRLLLDQSHVTLKRRLGYLPDNFPLYDNLTVWDYLDYFARLYYLREPRRTQRLHEVLELVQLQYKRKSLISTLSRGMKQRLSLARTILHEPILLLLDEPVSGLDPIARRQFREIIKVLQEAGMTILISSHILSDLAELCTSVGIMELGYLVESARLEDLYRRLSHRQILLSTLGDLQDLQIQLNNHPLVKAWEVIAPKQVSIDFDGNEKDCAELLRSLIQANILLTNFQCTQEDLETIFLSLGHKQVS; this is translated from the coding sequence ATGGCAAGAGAACTCGCGGTTCGGACTTGCGGTTTGACGAAGCAATTTGACCGTCATGTTGCTGTCAATGACGTTGATTTACAAATCGCAACGGGTGAAGTTTATGGGTTAATTGGACCAAACGGCGCGGGTAAAACAACATTAATTCGGATGTTAGCAACAGCGGAAGAACCAACAAAGGGCGAGATTTATCTTCATGGCGATCGCTTATTATTAGACCAAAGTCATGTTACGCTCAAACGCCGCTTGGGCTATCTTCCTGATAATTTTCCGCTGTACGACAATCTCACAGTTTGGGATTACCTCGATTATTTTGCACGGTTATATTACTTACGAGAACCGCGTCGCACGCAACGACTCCATGAAGTTTTAGAACTTGTGCAACTGCAATACAAGCGTAAAAGTTTGATTTCCACGCTTTCGCGAGGGATGAAACAGCGCCTAAGTTTAGCACGAACAATTCTACACGAACCAATTTTACTTCTACTCGATGAACCAGTTTCGGGACTTGACCCAATCGCCAGAAGGCAATTTCGCGAGATTATTAAGGTACTTCAAGAAGCCGGAATGACAATTCTCATTTCCTCACACATTTTGAGTGACTTAGCTGAATTATGTACTTCAGTAGGGATTATGGAGTTAGGCTATCTTGTCGAAAGTGCGCGGTTAGAAGATTTGTATCGGCGCTTAAGTCATCGTCAAATATTGTTATCAACTTTAGGTGATTTACAAGATCTGCAAATACAATTGAATAACCATCCTTTAGTCAAAGCGTGGGAAGTTATCGCCCCAAAGCAAGTAAGCATAGATTTTGATGGTAATGAGAAAGATTGTGCAGAATTACTGCGATCGCTTATTCAAGCAAATATTCTTTTAACTAATTTTCAATGTACTCAAGAGGATTTAGAAACAATTTTTCTAAGTTTGGGTCATAAACAAGTATCGTGA
- the leuB gene encoding 3-isopropylmalate dehydrogenase yields the protein MTTQYRITLLPGDGIGPEIMLVAVDVLKVVGKQLDIRFEFQEALIGGAAIDATGEPLPPTTLEMCKNSDAVLLAAIGGYKWDNLPRHLRPETGLLALRAGLGLFANLRPAKILPQLIDASSLKPEVVAGVDIMVVRELTGGVYFGQPKGIFTTETGEKRGVNTMAYTEAEIDRIGRVAFETARKRQRKLCSVDKANVLEVSQLWRDRMTQLATEYPDVELSHMYVDNAAMQLVRYPKQFDTIVTGNLFGDILSDAAAMLTGSIGMLPSASLGASGPGVFEPVHGSAPDIAGQDKANPLAQVLSAAMMLRYGLNQPVAADRIENAVLQVLDRGDRTGDIMSPGMNLLGCRAMGEALIEVLRNEG from the coding sequence ATGACTACTCAGTACCGCATTACCCTCTTACCAGGCGATGGCATTGGTCCAGAAATCATGTTAGTCGCGGTAGATGTACTGAAGGTAGTGGGTAAACAGCTAGATATCCGTTTTGAATTTCAAGAAGCCTTGATTGGAGGTGCAGCGATTGATGCGACAGGAGAACCGCTACCACCCACGACACTAGAAATGTGTAAAAACAGCGATGCTGTTTTGCTTGCGGCGATCGGTGGTTACAAGTGGGACAATCTACCGCGTCATCTCCGCCCAGAAACCGGATTACTTGCACTGCGTGCGGGTTTGGGACTATTTGCTAACTTGCGCCCAGCTAAAATTTTGCCACAACTAATCGATGCCTCTAGCTTGAAGCCGGAAGTTGTTGCTGGCGTAGATATCATGGTGGTACGCGAACTGACTGGCGGAGTTTATTTTGGTCAACCCAAAGGCATTTTCACCACCGAAACCGGAGAAAAACGCGGTGTGAATACAATGGCGTACACCGAAGCCGAAATCGATCGCATCGGGCGCGTCGCGTTTGAAACCGCACGAAAACGCCAAAGAAAACTTTGTTCAGTCGATAAAGCAAATGTGTTAGAAGTTTCGCAGTTGTGGCGCGATCGCATGACGCAATTAGCCACCGAATACCCGGACGTCGAACTTTCGCATATGTACGTCGATAACGCCGCGATGCAGTTGGTGCGCTATCCCAAGCAATTTGACACGATTGTGACAGGTAATCTCTTCGGTGACATCCTTTCGGATGCAGCGGCGATGTTGACAGGAAGTATCGGAATGTTACCTTCTGCCAGTTTAGGCGCTTCTGGTCCTGGAGTGTTTGAACCTGTTCATGGTTCCGCCCCCGACATTGCAGGACAAGATAAAGCGAATCCTTTAGCGCAAGTTCTAAGTGCGGCGATGATGCTGCGCTATGGATTAAATCAACCTGTAGCCGCCGATCGCATCGAAAATGCGGTGTTGCAAGTTTTAGATCGCGGCGATCGCACTGGCGATATTATGTCTCCAGGAATGAATCTCTTAGGCTGTCGGGCAATGGGTGAAGCTTTGATTGAAGTTTTGAGAAATGAGGGGTGA
- a CDS encoding A24 family peptidase, with product MIDFLFTSFATVIVFALGASIGSFINVVVYRLPAGLSIVSPPSRCPRCLHRLGKGENIPVLGWLRLKGRCRHCRAAIAVRYPLVEAATGLIFLLIFWRFGVSMQTIGSWIFCSWLLALSLIDLDTMTLPDRLTKSGLVVGLLFGVIASLIVQAPVEGVAYQFMSRVVGAVLGIWMFDAIALFGSLALGQAAMGAGDAKLAAMLGAWLGWKYLLLAGFLACAIGAFIGGGAIALGILSRRQKMPFGPFLALGAVIALFSGDAILAAYFRLIFPAI from the coding sequence ATGATCGACTTTCTATTTACGAGCTTCGCTACTGTCATTGTATTTGCCTTAGGCGCATCCATTGGTAGCTTTATCAATGTCGTTGTTTACCGCTTACCCGCTGGATTATCTATTGTTTCGCCACCTTCGCGCTGTCCGCGTTGCTTGCATCGGTTAGGGAAAGGAGAAAATATTCCCGTTCTAGGTTGGTTACGGTTAAAAGGGCGCTGTCGTCACTGTCGTGCAGCGATCGCCGTTCGCTATCCGCTGGTAGAAGCTGCGACAGGATTGATATTTTTACTGATTTTTTGGCGATTTGGTGTTTCGATGCAAACAATCGGATCTTGGATATTTTGCAGTTGGCTATTGGCATTATCACTGATCGACCTTGATACAATGACGCTACCAGATCGCTTGACAAAATCAGGATTAGTTGTCGGTTTGCTCTTTGGCGTCATCGCCAGTTTAATCGTACAAGCCCCTGTCGAGGGGGTCGCGTATCAGTTCATGTCGCGTGTCGTTGGCGCAGTGTTAGGAATCTGGATGTTTGATGCGATCGCGCTATTCGGTTCGCTAGCACTAGGACAAGCAGCAATGGGCGCAGGAGATGCTAAATTAGCTGCAATGTTGGGCGCATGGTTAGGGTGGAAATATCTCTTGTTAGCGGGGTTTCTAGCGTGTGCTATTGGCGCATTTATAGGTGGCGGGGCGATCGCCTTAGGTATCCTCTCTAGACGGCAGAAAATGCCTTTTGGTCCCTTTCTCGCGCTAGGTGCAGTCATTGCCCTCTTCAGTGGCGATGCGATTCTCGCTGCCTATTTCCGGTTAATCTTTCCGGCAATTTAA
- a CDS encoding putative signal transducing protein, with amino-acid sequence MSWITLRTTSRRWEAELMCQLLTAHDIPARVVDLGIASYFGSGSPAALQVHAQDRWAALLLLSPIEAEDDDTSSSE; translated from the coding sequence GTGTCATGGATCACGCTAAGAACCACAAGCAGGCGCTGGGAAGCTGAGTTAATGTGTCAATTGTTAACGGCGCACGATATTCCTGCGCGGGTAGTTGACTTGGGAATAGCGTCATATTTTGGCAGCGGTAGCCCAGCTGCGTTACAAGTCCACGCTCAAGATCGATGGGCAGCGCTACTTTTACTCAGCCCGATTGAAGCCGAGGACGATGATACATCGTCTAGCGAATAG
- the accD gene encoding acetyl-CoA carboxylase, carboxyltransferase subunit beta, translating to MSLFDWFANRRKSGPISQERQERDIADGLWSKCAACGVLAYTKDLRANQMVCPECGHHVRVDSNERIRQLIDANTWQPLDESIGPTDPLQFRDRKAYSDRLRETQEKTGLVDAVQTGFGQLDKLPVALAVMDFRFMGGSMGSVVGEKITRLIERATQKRYPVIIVCASGGARMQEGMLSLMQMAKISAALECHREARLLYIPVLTNPTTGGVTASFAMLGDIIIAEPKATIGFAGRRVIEQTLREKLPEEFQTAEDLLQHGFVDAIVPRTQLKKTLAQLIDLHQPVAPTHHQILQLEAIALTAREG from the coding sequence ATGTCTCTGTTTGATTGGTTTGCAAATCGGCGAAAGTCTGGTCCTATTAGCCAGGAACGCCAAGAGCGTGACATTGCTGATGGGTTGTGGAGTAAATGTGCGGCTTGTGGAGTTTTGGCGTATACCAAAGACCTGCGAGCTAATCAAATGGTCTGCCCAGAGTGTGGACATCACGTACGGGTAGATAGCAACGAACGCATCCGACAATTGATCGACGCGAATACCTGGCAACCACTCGATGAGTCGATCGGCCCAACCGATCCGCTACAATTTCGCGATCGCAAAGCGTATAGCGATCGCCTCCGCGAAACGCAGGAAAAAACTGGGTTAGTCGATGCTGTCCAAACAGGTTTCGGGCAACTCGATAAATTGCCTGTCGCTTTGGCAGTGATGGACTTCCGATTTATGGGCGGTAGTATGGGTTCGGTTGTCGGCGAAAAAATTACGCGCTTAATCGAACGCGCCACCCAAAAGCGCTATCCCGTAATTATTGTTTGTGCATCGGGTGGAGCAAGAATGCAAGAGGGAATGCTCAGCCTCATGCAAATGGCAAAAATTTCCGCTGCCTTAGAATGCCATCGCGAAGCTCGACTTTTATACATTCCTGTTTTGACAAATCCAACAACCGGTGGAGTCACTGCCAGCTTTGCCATGTTGGGCGATATCATCATCGCCGAACCCAAAGCAACGATCGGATTTGCTGGTCGCCGCGTTATCGAACAAACGTTACGCGAAAAGTTACCAGAAGAGTTTCAAACTGCAGAAGATTTATTGCAGCACGGCTTTGTCGATGCGATCGTGCCGAGAACTCAACTGAAAAAAACGCTAGCACAGCTAATCGACCTGCACCAACCCGTCGCCCCTACGCATCACCAGATATTGCAACTAGAAGCAATTGCGTTAACGGCGAGAGAAGGATGA
- a CDS encoding translation initiation factor IF-2: MGFADVSIAELAADYNLTVEEVFSLCEQLGIAYKSSKTRLPLEDAKAIISHIKEKETDSQTETST, encoded by the coding sequence ATGGGTTTTGCAGATGTGTCCATTGCAGAATTAGCAGCGGACTACAACCTCACAGTAGAAGAAGTGTTTTCTTTGTGCGAGCAACTGGGTATTGCTTACAAGTCGTCTAAGACTCGTCTGCCCTTAGAAGATGCCAAAGCAATTATCTCCCACATTAAGGAGAAAGAGACAGATTCTCAAACAGAGACTTCTACATGA
- the psbV gene encoding photosystem II cytochrome c-550, which yields MFKRLIGLAVATILLTFGVIVGKAAAVELSEAVRTVPLNDQGDTMVLSLKQVQEGKRLFNFACAQCHVGGVTKTNQNVGLDPETLALATPPRNNIEGLVDYMHNPTTYDGEEEIAELHPSTKSADIYPAMRNLTEDDLVAIAGHILLQPKIVGDRWGGGKIYY from the coding sequence ATGTTTAAAAGATTGATCGGGCTTGCGGTGGCTACTATATTGCTGACATTTGGTGTCATTGTCGGCAAGGCAGCCGCAGTGGAACTAAGCGAAGCTGTGCGAACAGTACCGCTGAATGACCAAGGCGATACCATGGTGCTGAGCCTCAAACAAGTCCAAGAAGGGAAACGCTTATTTAACTTTGCTTGCGCGCAGTGTCACGTTGGAGGTGTCACTAAGACAAACCAAAACGTAGGGCTAGACCCCGAAACACTTGCTTTGGCAACCCCACCCCGCAATAATATTGAGGGACTTGTGGATTACATGCACAACCCCACTACCTATGACGGTGAAGAAGAAATTGCAGAGTTACACCCTAGCACCAAGAGTGCGGATATTTACCCAGCAATGCGGAATCTTACCGAGGATGACTTAGTGGCGATCGCAGGTCATATTCTGCTCCAGCCCAAAATTGTCGGCGATCGCTGGGGCGGCGGCAAGATTTACTACTAA
- the psbV2 gene encoding photosystem II cytochrome PsbV2: protein MLSTSCVRRVIIIWSIVVVLFLQITSPALAAVDPYLARYLRLTEPIALEVDEQGTTREFSLEEISQGKVLFENNCLNCHVGGATLPDPQTSLALNKLKGANPPRDNVNNLVAFLRQPMTYDGSEETYWCRQVPESWMSQEEIESLAAFVLTAAQKAKGWGAEEF, encoded by the coding sequence ATGTTAAGTACAAGCTGCGTGCGCCGTGTAATTATAATTTGGTCTATCGTTGTCGTTCTATTCCTACAGATTACTTCTCCCGCTCTTGCTGCTGTTGACCCTTATCTCGCGCGCTATTTGCGTCTTACTGAACCAATTGCCTTAGAAGTTGACGAACAAGGCACTACCCGCGAGTTTTCCCTCGAAGAAATATCACAAGGCAAAGTACTTTTTGAGAACAACTGCCTAAACTGTCACGTAGGCGGCGCAACACTCCCAGATCCCCAAACCTCACTAGCACTGAATAAGCTAAAAGGAGCCAACCCTCCCAGAGATAATGTGAATAATCTTGTCGCCTTTCTCCGACAGCCAATGACCTACGATGGCTCGGAAGAAACATACTGGTGTCGCCAAGTACCTGAATCCTGGATGTCACAAGAGGAAATAGAAAGCTTAGCCGCGTTTGTTCTTACAGCAGCACAAAAGGCTAAAGGATGGGGTGCAGAAGAGTTCTAA
- the petE gene encoding plastocyanin produces MKFIAATLRRFGTVVLALVLVVGSFAFFAPTAAAETYQVKLGSDKGMLVFDPAKLTIKPGDTIEWINNKVPPHNVVFDAAKNPTKSADLAKSLSHKQLLMTPGQQVKTTFPEDAPAGDYTYYCEPHRGAGMIGTITVEG; encoded by the coding sequence ATGAAATTTATTGCTGCAACTTTGCGGCGCTTCGGTACAGTTGTATTAGCACTCGTACTCGTTGTCGGTAGCTTTGCGTTCTTTGCTCCTACAGCAGCGGCCGAAACTTACCAAGTTAAACTAGGTTCAGATAAAGGAATGTTAGTTTTCGATCCAGCAAAACTAACAATTAAACCTGGTGACACAATTGAATGGATAAACAACAAAGTACCTCCCCATAACGTTGTCTTCGATGCAGCCAAGAATCCCACTAAGAGTGCAGATTTAGCAAAAAGTCTGTCTCACAAGCAGTTGCTCATGACACCAGGTCAACAAGTTAAAACCACCTTCCCAGAAGATGCACCTGCAGGCGATTACACCTACTACTGCGAACCCCACCGCGGTGCTGGTATGATTGGCACCATCACTGTTGAAGGCTAA
- a CDS encoding rhomboid family intramembrane serine protease translates to MVPIRDNNPTSITPYVTYGLIAANVLAFLYEASLSPQQLDAFFHLAAIVPRELSASFAGIPVNQPVPEWATLITSQFLHGGLLHLGGNMLFLWIFGNNVEDRLGHFKFLFFYLTCGVLAGLAQWFFSQGSSIPSLGASGAIAGVMGAYIIRFPTAEVLTLIPLGFYFPAVRLPAFYFLGFWFLQQAAYGFASLEARTNIGMESGGIAYWAHAGGFVFGAILGPLLGLFKDDSQQEYL, encoded by the coding sequence ATGGTTCCTATTCGAGATAATAATCCCACGTCAATTACGCCTTACGTTACCTACGGGCTAATTGCGGCTAACGTTCTAGCCTTCTTATATGAAGCAAGTCTATCACCACAGCAACTTGATGCCTTTTTCCATTTAGCGGCAATTGTCCCGCGCGAACTATCTGCTAGCTTTGCCGGAATTCCCGTAAATCAACCTGTACCAGAGTGGGCGACTTTAATCACATCGCAATTCCTCCACGGTGGGCTTTTGCATCTAGGAGGAAATATGCTGTTTTTGTGGATTTTTGGCAATAATGTCGAAGACCGTTTGGGACATTTTAAGTTTTTGTTCTTCTACCTAACTTGCGGCGTTTTAGCAGGCTTAGCGCAGTGGTTCTTCTCGCAAGGTTCGTCAATTCCTTCGTTGGGTGCAAGTGGCGCGATCGCAGGCGTGATGGGTGCATACATTATTCGCTTCCCCACGGCTGAGGTGTTAACGCTCATTCCCTTAGGATTTTACTTTCCGGCAGTGCGACTTCCCGCGTTTTACTTTCTCGGTTTTTGGTTTCTCCAGCAAGCTGCGTATGGCTTTGCGAGCTTAGAAGCTCGTACTAATATTGGTATGGAAAGCGGTGGAATTGCCTACTGGGCGCACGCTGGTGGTTTCGTCTTCGGTGCGATTTTAGGTCCACTCTTAGGCTTATTTAAAGACGATTCGCAGCAAGAATATCTCTAA
- a CDS encoding rhomboid family intramembrane serine protease produces the protein MVPLRDNNPTSITPYVTYALVGANIFIFLYQATLSPQELQAFFNRAAVVPCQLSSTCPVPVDQGIPEWLTLITSQFLHGGLLHLGGNMLFLWVFGNNIEDRLGHIKYLIFYLSCGVLAALAQWFFSQNSTTPMVGASGAIAGVMGAYILRYPKAQVLTLVPIGFFITTFRIPAYFFLGFWFVQQAFYGIASLPARTNIGMEGGGVAYWAHAGGFVFGAILGPMLGLMRRD, from the coding sequence GTGGTACCACTGCGAGATAATAACCCAACATCGATCACTCCCTATGTAACCTATGCGCTAGTTGGCGCAAATATATTCATTTTCTTATATCAAGCTACGCTGTCACCGCAAGAACTACAAGCATTTTTCAATCGCGCAGCAGTTGTACCGTGTCAACTCTCATCAACCTGTCCTGTTCCTGTCGATCAGGGCATTCCCGAATGGTTGACGCTCATTACATCGCAATTTTTGCACGGCGGTCTGCTGCATTTAGGCGGCAATATGCTCTTTTTGTGGGTGTTTGGTAACAATATTGAAGATCGTTTAGGTCATATCAAATATCTGATTTTCTACCTCAGTTGTGGTGTTTTAGCGGCATTAGCACAGTGGTTTTTTTCCCAAAATTCTACGACTCCGATGGTAGGTGCGAGTGGCGCGATCGCTGGAGTCATGGGCGCATACATTCTCCGCTATCCTAAAGCTCAAGTATTAACTCTCGTTCCTATCGGGTTTTTCATCACAACATTCCGCATTCCGGCGTATTTCTTTTTAGGATTTTGGTTCGTTCAGCAAGCATTCTACGGTATAGCAAGCTTACCTGCACGCACTAACATAGGAATGGAAGGCGGCGGTGTTGCCTACTGGGCGCACGCTGGTGGTTTCGTATTTGGCGCAATTTTAGGTCCGATGTTGGGTTTAATGCGGCGCGATTAG